From the genome of Lotus japonicus ecotype B-129 chromosome 6, LjGifu_v1.2, one region includes:
- the LOC130727034 gene encoding uncharacterized protein LOC130727034, with the protein MDTTQVTKCQWDFSCGLEVDFGSEENASIAYAALAVDKELQPDKVKRLMTVSDGKLSVRFEATEARFLRASFSAFVDVLILATKTIEEFGPGMEL; encoded by the exons ATGGATACCACACAAGTCACCAAATGCCAATGGGATTTTAGCTG TGGCCTCGAAGTGGATTTTGGATCTGAAGAGAATGCTTCCATCGCATATGCTGCTTTAGCTGTTGATAAGGAG TTGCAACCTGATAAAGTAAAACGACTGATGACGGTGTCTGATGGAAAGCTATCAGT GCGCTTTGAGGCAACAGAAGCCAGATTTCTCCGGGCATCATTCAGTGCTTTTGTAGATGTCCTTATACTAGCCAcgaaaacaattgaagaatttGGTCCAGGAATGGAGTTGTGA